From Asterias rubens chromosome 3, eAstRub1.3, whole genome shotgun sequence, the proteins below share one genomic window:
- the LOC117288014 gene encoding substance-P receptor-like, whose amino-acid sequence MAFLAILGNGLVIFVMTVRRKQFSSFTNRLIRHQSIIDFISGLVFLLMTGIIQSSLLENVEIHFSGWILCRLIFSNFFVWGVSVASTYNLVVISLERFLATCYPVKHRNYCSLFKINVSMCVAWIIGFIYAVMYIFLYKVNGNRCGFNRSISPTALNIVFCVTVFVEYIVPVILISFSYVRILLVLRHKLDIANANQQDGVFSKAKRNVIMTMLIAGCMFFICWTPTQTLRFLLTIGVVTRRTRSFTSISLAFTGLIMCNMSVNPVVYCFKYEHFRTQLKQLVRGRFGRSRVRPGVESNDAPSLAIDPIQQSAITQAM is encoded by the coding sequence ATGGCATTTTTGGCTATCCTCGGAAACGGTTTGGTGATTTTCGTCATGACGGTCAGGCGTAAACAGTTCAGCTCCTTCACTAACCGACTTATCCGTCACCAATCCATCATCGACTTCATCTCTGGTTTGGTGTTTCTCCTCATGACTGGGATCATTCAAAGTTCGCTTCTGGAGAATGTAGAGATACATTTCTCTGGTTGGATTCTCTGCAGGTTGATTTTCTCAAActtctttgtttggggtgtaaGCGTAGCATCCACGTACAATCTGGTGGTGATATCGCTGGAGCGTTTTCTTGCCACGTGCTATCCGGTCAAACACCGCAACTACTGCTCACTCTTTAAGATCAACGTTTCAATGTGTGTTGCTTGGATCATCGGGTTCATATATGCTGTCATGTATATTTTCCTCTACAAAGTCAATGGGAATCGGTGCGGCTTTAATCGTTCCATTAGTCCCACTGCATtgaatattgtgttttgtgtaactgtTTTCGTCGAGTATATCGTTCCAGTCATCCTTATATCGTTTTCGTACGTTAGAATACTCCTCGTTCTTCGACACAAACTTGACATTGCTAACGCCAATCAGCAAGATGGTGTCTTCAGTAAGGCTAAGAGAAACGTCATCATGACGATGCTGATCGCTGGTTGCATGTTCTTCATTTGCTGGACCCCGACGCAGACTTTGCGATTTCTCCTAACCATTGGTGTCGTCACAAGAAGAACAAGGTCATTCACTTCAATCAGTCTGGCTTTCACGGGTTTGATCATGTGCAACATGAGCGTGAACCCTGTCGTTTATTGCTTCAAGTACGAGCATTTCCGTACACAGCTTAAGCAACTTGTACGGGGCCGATTTGGTCGAAGCCGAGTGCGTCCTGGAGTGGAGTCTAACGATGCGCCCTCTTTGGCCATAGACCCGATACAGCAATCGGCAATTACACAGGCGATGTAA
- the LOC117288016 gene encoding galanin receptor type 2-like, protein MASEGLAFAFNMIMACFAICGNGLVIFVMTVRRKQFSSFTNRLIRHQSIIDFVSGLVFLAVTVIRQTSLLDNLEGNFSGWILCRLVRSSFFVWGLSVASMYNLVVISLERFLATCYPVKHRNYCSLFKIKVSMCAAWVIGFAYAIRFIILYKITDNKCGFDYSISPTARIVLFILIMLVEYIIPVILISFPYGRILLVLRHKLDNANANQQNGILSKAKRNVIITLLIAGFMFFICWTPMQTLRVFITIGAVSSSSSSLVTLLGQAFMGLIMCNMCVNPVVYCFKYEHFRTQLKQLVKKRFRHNRVHPGVESTGAPSLAIDPIQQTATAQAL, encoded by the coding sequence ATGGCAAGTGAAGGTTTGGCTTTTGCGTTTAACATGATCATGGCATGCTTTGCCATCTGTGGAAACGGTTTGGTGATTTTCGTCATGACGGTCAGACGTAAACAGTTCAGCTCCTTCACAAACCGACTTATCCGTCACCAATCCATCATCGACTTCGTCTCTGGTTTGGTGTTCCTCGCTGTGACTGTTATTAGACAAACTTCGCTTTTGGACAATCTAGAGGGGAATTTCTCCGGGTGGATTCTCTGTAGGTTGGTTCGctcaagtttttttgtttggggtttaAGCGTAGCATCCATGTACAATCTGGTGGTGATATCGCTGGAGCGTTTTCTTGCCACGTGCTATCCGGTCAAACACCGCAACTACTGCTCACTATTCAAGATCAAAGTTTCAATGTGTGCTGCTTGGGTCATCGGTTTCGCCTATGCGATAAGGTTTatcattttgtacaaaatcacTGACAACAAGTGCGGCTTTGATTATTCCATAAGTCCCACTGCTAGGATCGTTCTATTCATTTTGATCATGTTGGTGGAGTACATTATTCCAGTGATCTTGATATCATTTCCGTACGGTAGAATACTTCTCGTTCTTCGACACAAACTTGACAATGCTAACGCCAATCAGCAAAACGGTATCTTGAGCAAGGCCAAAAGAAACGTCATAATTACGTTGTTGATTGCTGGTTTCATGTTCTTCATTTGTTGGACTCCGATGCAGACGTTGCGGGTGTTCATTACCATTGGTGCAGTTTCTTCAAGCTCAAGTTCGTTAGTAACTCTCCTGGGTCAGGCATTTATGGGTTTGATCATGTGCAACATGTGCGTGAATCCAGTCGTTTATTGCTTCAAGTACGAGCATTTCCGCACACAGCTCAAGCAACTCGTAAAGAAGCGATTTCGCCATAACCGAGTGCATCCTGGAGTGGAGTCTACTGGTGCGCCCTCTTTGGCCATAGACCCGATTCAGCAAACAGCAACAGCACAAGCGCTCTAG
- the LOC117288013 gene encoding substance-P receptor-like, translated as MAFLAILGNGLVIFVMTVRRKQFSSFTNRLIRHQSIIDFISGLVFLLMTGIIQSSLLENVEIHFSGWILCRLIFSNFFVWGVSVASTYNLVVISLERFLATCYPVKHRNYCSLFKINVSMCVAWIIGFIYAVMYIFLYKVNGNRCGFNRSISPTALNIVFCVTVFVEYIVPVILISFSYVTILLVLRHKLDIANANQQDGVFSKAKRNVIMTMLIAGCMFFICWTPTQTLRFLLTIGVVTRRTRSFTSISLAFTGLIMCNMSVNPVVYCFKYEHFRTQFKQLVRGRFGRSRVRPGVESNDAPSLAIDPIQQSAITQAM; from the coding sequence ATGGCATTTTTGGCTATCCTCGGAAACGGTTTGGTGATTTTCGTCATGACGGTCAGGCGTAAACAGTTCAGCTCCTTCACTAACCGACTTATCCGTCACCAATCCATCATCGACTTCATCTCTGGTTTGGTGTTTCTCCTCATGACTGGGATCATTCAAAGTTCGCTTCTGGAGAATGTAGAGATACATTTCTCTGGTTGGATTCTCTGCAGGTTGATTTTCTCAAActtctttgtttggggtgtaaGCGTAGCATCCACGTACAATCTGGTGGTGATATCGCTGGAGCGTTTTCTTGCCACGTGCTATCCGGTCAAACACCGCAACTACTGCTCACTCTTTAAGATCAACGTTTCAATGTGTGTTGCTTGGATCATCGGGTTCATATATGCTGTCATGTATATTTTCCTCTACAAAGTCAATGGGAATCGGTGCGGCTTTAATCGTTCCATTAGTCCCACTGCATtgaatattgtgttttgtgtaactgtTTTCGTCGAGTATATCGTTCCAGTCATCCTTATATCGTTTTCGTACGTTACAATACTCCTCGTTCTTCGACACAAACTTGACATTGCTAACGCCAATCAGCAAGATGGTGTCTTCAGTAAGGCTAAGAGAAACGTCATCATGACGATGCTGATCGCTGGTTGCATGTTCTTCATTTGCTGGACCCCGACGCAGACTTTGCGATTTCTCCTAACCATTGGTGTCGTCACAAGAAGAACAAGGTCATTCACTTCAATCAGTCTGGCTTTCACGGGTTTGATCATGTGCAACATGAGCGTGAACCCTGTCGTTTATTGCTTCAAGTACGAGCATTTCCGTACACAGTTTAAGCAACTTGTACGGGGCCGATTTGGTCGAAGCCGAGTGCGTCCTGGAGTGGAGTCTAACGATGCGCCCTCTTTGGCCATAGACCCGATACAGCAATCGGCAATTACACAGGCGATGTAA
- the LOC117288018 gene encoding substance-P receptor-like, producing MESNNGFATALNVTIACSAILGNGLVIFVMTVRREQFSSFTNRLIRHQSIIDFLSGLVFLLMTGIIQSSLLENVEINFSGWILCRLIFSNFFVWGLSVASTYNLVVISLERFLATCYPVKHRNYCSLFKINVSMCVAWIIGFIYAVMYIFLYKVNGNRCGFNRSISPTALNIVFCVTVFVEYIVPVILISFSYVRILLVLRNKLFNANANQQDGVFSKAKRNVIMTMLIAGCMFFICWTPTQTLRFLLTIGVVTRRTSSFTSISLAFTGLIMCNMSVNPVVYCFKYEHFRTQLKQLVRGRFGRSRVRPGVESNDAPSLAIDPIQQSAITQAM from the coding sequence ATGGAATCAAATAATGGCTTTGCAACTGCGTTGAACGTGACCATTGCATGCTCGGCCATTCTCGGAAACGGTTTGGTGATTTTCGTCATGACGGTCAGACGTGAACAGTTCAGCTCCTTCACTAACCGACTTATCCGTCACCAATCCATCATCGACTTCCTCTCTGGTTTGGTGTTTCTCCTCATGACTGGGATCATTCAAAGTTCGCTTCTGGAGAATGTAGAGATAAATTTCTCCGGTTGGATTCTCTGCAGGTTGATTTTCTCAAACttctttgtttggggtttaaGCGTAGCATCCACGTACAATCTGGTGGTGATATCGCTGGAGCGTTTTCTTGCCACGTGCTATCCGGTCAAACACCGCAACTACTGCTCACTCTTCAAGATCAACGTTTCAATGTGTGTTGCTTGGATCATCGGGTTCATATATGCTGTCATGTATATTTTCCTCTACAAAGTCAATGGGAATCGGTGCGGCTTTAATCGTTCCATTAGTCCCACTGCATtgaatattgtgttttgtgtaactgtTTTCGTCGAGTATATCGTTCCAGTCATCCTTATATCGTTTTCGTACGTTAGAATACTCCTCGTTCTACGAAACAAACTTTTCAATGCTAACGCCAATCAGCAAGATGGTGTCTTCAGTAAGGCTAAGAGAAACGTCATCATGACGATGCTGATCGCTGGTTGCATGTTCTTCATTTGCTGGACCCCGACGCAGACTTTGCGATTTCTCCTAACCATTGGTGTCGTCACAAGAAGAACAAGTTCATTCACTTCAATCAGTCTGGCTTTCACGGGTTTGATCATGTGCAACATGAGCGTGAACCCTGTCGTTTATTGCTTCAAGTACGAGCATTTCCGTACACAGCTTAAGCAACTTGTACGGGGCCGATTTGGTCGAAGCCGAGTGCGTCCTGGAGTGGAGTCTAACGATGCGCCCTCTTTGGCCATAGACCCGATACAGCAATCGGCAATTACACAGGCGATGTAA